The following proteins are co-located in the Candidatus Competibacteraceae bacterium genome:
- a CDS encoding TetR/AcrR family transcriptional regulator, which produces MAYRRSPLMEERLANNRDRILVATRKLVSEGGFREAQIAAVAAVAGVSTGMIYRYFPSKAELFVEVLGAAVGQEIDILTVIAMGSGSAGERLGSAVTCFVRRALTGPNLAYAFIAEPVDPEVDTARIRYRKNFGDVFKAILIDGIEKGELPDQDPEASAACIVGAFTEALVGPIGPTTRNTRDKERLVESIRNFCLRAVGGIAK; this is translated from the coding sequence ATGGCTTACCGACGCTCGCCCTTGATGGAGGAAAGACTTGCCAATAATCGGGATCGGATCCTCGTGGCAACGCGGAAACTGGTTTCCGAAGGAGGATTTCGGGAAGCCCAGATCGCGGCGGTCGCGGCGGTCGCCGGCGTTTCCACGGGAATGATCTATCGCTATTTCCCATCCAAGGCCGAACTGTTCGTGGAAGTCCTGGGTGCCGCGGTGGGGCAGGAAATCGACATCCTGACCGTAATCGCCATGGGTTCCGGGTCGGCTGGCGAACGATTGGGGAGCGCGGTGACCTGTTTCGTCCGCCGCGCTTTGACCGGGCCTAATCTGGCTTACGCCTTTATCGCCGAGCCCGTCGATCCCGAAGTTGACACGGCACGTATCCGATACCGGAAAAATTTTGGCGATGTGTTTAAAGCCATCCTGATCGATGGCATCGAGAAAGGCGAATTACCCGATCAGGACCCCGAGGCGAGCGCGGCTTGTATCGTGGGCGCTTTTACCGAAGCGCTGGTGGGTCCCATTGGACCGACGACGAGAAATACTCGCGACAAGGAACGCCTGGTCGAATCCATTCGGAATTTCTGCTTGCGAGCGGTCGGCGGTATTGCGAAATAG
- a CDS encoding hydroxymethylglutaryl-CoA lyase, translating to MQLPDTVKIVEVGPRDGLQNEPTAIATATKVELIARLGRAGLQAIEASSFVSPKWVPQMADNAAVMRAIERLPGVAYPVLTPNLKGLEAALAVGAREVAVFGAASESFSQKNIHCSIAESLRRFEPVMATARQAGVRVRGYVSCVLGCPYEGHVKPVAVAQVAAALFDMGCHEISLGDTIGVGTPEAAKRLIEAVNARVPLDRIAGHYHDTHGMAIANIYASLQCGVTVFDASVAGLGGCPYAPGASGNVATEDVVYLLNGLGIATGIDLDALIDCSAWISAALGRPPASKVARASIGRTSPATEPS from the coding sequence ATGCAGTTGCCTGATACGGTCAAAATCGTCGAAGTGGGTCCGCGCGACGGCTTGCAAAACGAGCCAACGGCAATCGCCACCGCGACCAAGGTGGAGTTGATCGCCCGGCTGGGGCGGGCTGGATTACAGGCCATCGAGGCAAGCTCCTTCGTTTCGCCGAAGTGGGTGCCGCAAATGGCCGATAACGCGGCGGTCATGCGTGCCATCGAGCGCCTGCCCGGTGTGGCGTACCCGGTGCTGACGCCCAACCTGAAAGGTCTTGAGGCGGCTCTGGCGGTGGGGGCGCGGGAAGTCGCCGTGTTCGGCGCGGCTTCCGAATCCTTCTCGCAAAAAAACATTCATTGTTCCATTGCCGAATCGTTGAGGCGTTTCGAGCCGGTCATGGCGACGGCGCGGCAAGCCGGCGTCCGGGTGCGGGGTTACGTGTCCTGCGTGCTCGGTTGCCCCTACGAAGGGCATGTCAAGCCGGTAGCGGTCGCCCAGGTGGCCGCCGCCCTGTTCGACATGGGCTGCCACGAAATCAGTTTGGGCGACACCATCGGCGTGGGGACGCCGGAAGCCGCCAAACGCCTGATCGAGGCGGTGAATGCCCGCGTGCCTCTCGACCGCATCGCCGGTCATTATCACGATACCCATGGCATGGCGATTGCGAATATTTACGCCTCGCTCCAATGTGGCGTGACGGTGTTCGACGCCTCGGTGGCCGGGCTGGGCGGATGCCCCTACGCACCGGGCGCTTCCGGCAACGTCGCCACCGAGGATGTGGTGTATCTGCTGAACGGGCTGGGGATCGCGACCGGCATCGATCTCGACGCCCTGATCGATTGTTCGGCCTGGATCAGCGCGGCGCTGGGACGTCCGCCGGCGTCGAAAGTCGCACGGGCGAGCATCGGCCGGACATCCCCGGCCACCGAACCCTCCTGA
- a CDS encoding isovaleryl-CoA dehydrogenase: MSFHGLNFNLGETIDMLRDTVSAFANKEIAPRAAQIDRDNRFPADLWTKFGDLGLIGITVDEQYGGVNMGYLAHIVVMEELSRASAAVGLSYGAHSNLCVNQIHRNGSAEQKARYLPQLIAGEHIGALAMSEANAGSDVVSMKLRADKKGDRYVLNGGKMWITNGGDADTLVIYAKTDTSAGPRGITAFIVEKRFAGLSHGTHLDKLGMRGSNTYPLFFDDCEVPEENVLGGVGNGVKVLMSGLDYERAVLAGGPLGIMAACMDVVVPYFHDRQQFGAPIGEFQLMQGKLADLYTTWQACRAYVYAVGQSCDRADHARILRKDAAGAILYASEKATWMAGEAIQALGGNGYINEYPVGRLWRDAKLYEIGAGTSEIRRMLIGRELFAESA; encoded by the coding sequence ATGTCATTCCATGGCCTGAATTTCAATCTGGGCGAGACCATCGACATGCTGCGAGATACGGTGAGCGCCTTCGCCAATAAGGAAATCGCTCCCCGAGCCGCCCAAATCGATCGAGACAATCGGTTTCCCGCCGATTTGTGGACGAAATTCGGCGACCTGGGATTGATCGGCATCACCGTCGATGAGCAATACGGCGGTGTCAATATGGGCTACCTCGCCCACATCGTCGTCATGGAAGAACTCTCTCGGGCATCCGCCGCCGTTGGGTTGTCCTACGGCGCTCACTCCAACCTGTGCGTGAATCAGATTCACCGCAACGGCAGCGCTGAACAGAAAGCCCGCTATCTACCTCAGCTCATTGCCGGTGAACACATCGGAGCACTGGCCATGTCCGAAGCCAACGCCGGTTCCGACGTGGTGAGCATGAAACTGCGCGCCGACAAGAAAGGCGACCGCTACGTCCTGAACGGCGGCAAGATGTGGATCACCAACGGCGGCGACGCCGATACCCTGGTGATCTACGCCAAGACCGACACCAGCGCCGGTCCTCGCGGCATCACCGCTTTTATCGTGGAAAAGAGGTTCGCGGGGCTCAGCCACGGCACGCACCTGGACAAGCTGGGCATGCGCGGCTCCAACACCTATCCGCTGTTCTTCGACGATTGCGAGGTTCCCGAGGAAAACGTGCTGGGCGGCGTGGGTAACGGCGTCAAGGTGCTGATGTCCGGCCTCGACTACGAACGCGCCGTGCTGGCCGGCGGACCGCTGGGCATCATGGCCGCCTGCATGGACGTGGTGGTTCCCTACTTCCACGACCGCCAGCAATTCGGCGCGCCCATCGGCGAATTCCAGCTCATGCAGGGCAAACTGGCCGATCTGTACACGACCTGGCAAGCCTGCCGTGCCTACGTCTACGCCGTGGGTCAGTCCTGCGACCGGGCCGACCATGCCCGTATCCTGCGCAAGGACGCCGCCGGCGCCATTCTCTACGCCTCGGAAAAGGCCACCTGGATGGCCGGAGAGGCGATTCAGGCCCTCGGCGGCAACGGCTACATCAACGAATACCCCGTCGGTCGCCTGTGGCGGGACGCCAAGCTCTACGAAATCGGTGCCGGTACCTCGGAGATCCGCCGGATGCTTATCGGCCGGGAACTGTTCGCCGAGAGTGCCTGA
- a CDS encoding methylcrotonoyl-CoA carboxylase yields the protein MSVIKSRINPRSAEFQANAAAMRTLVADLRDKVAEVALGGSEAARQKHVARGKLLPRERVNHLLDPGTPFLEIGQLAAYGLYDNEAPAAGMITGIGRVQGSECMIVANDATVKGGTYYPLTVKKHLRAQEIAEQNHLPCIYLVDSGGAFLPKQDEVFPDRDHFGRIFYNQANMSAQGIPQIAVVMGSCTAGGAYVPAMSDETVIVRNQGTIFLGGPPLVKAATGEIVTTEDLGGGDVHTRISGVADHLAENDVHALYIARRILANLNRIKPVSLALGSGEAPIYDPEEIYGIPPTDTRKPYDVREIIARLVDGSRFDEFKTRYGTTLITGFAQLCGYPVGIVANNGILFGESAQKGAHFIELCGQRGTPLLFLQNITGFMVGRKYENGGIAKDGAKMVTAVSTVRVPKLTVLIGGSFGAGNYGMCGRAYSPRFLWMWPNSRISVMGGEQAASVLATVRRDGIEAGGGAWSQEEEDAFKTPIRDRYEEQGHPYYATARLWDDGVVDPAQTRRILGLSLSVALNAPIPPTRFGVFRM from the coding sequence ATGAGCGTCATCAAATCCCGAATTAATCCTCGCTCGGCCGAGTTCCAGGCCAACGCGGCCGCCATGCGGACCCTGGTCGCCGATTTGCGCGACAAGGTCGCGGAAGTCGCGTTGGGTGGCAGCGAAGCGGCCCGCCAGAAACACGTCGCCCGCGGTAAGCTGCTACCGCGAGAGCGGGTGAATCACTTGCTCGATCCCGGCACGCCCTTTCTCGAAATCGGCCAACTGGCGGCTTACGGCCTCTATGACAACGAAGCGCCGGCGGCGGGCATGATTACCGGCATTGGCCGGGTACAGGGCAGTGAATGCATGATCGTGGCCAACGACGCCACGGTGAAGGGCGGCACCTATTATCCGCTGACCGTGAAAAAACACCTGCGCGCCCAGGAAATCGCCGAGCAGAACCACCTGCCCTGCATCTATCTGGTGGACTCGGGCGGCGCGTTTCTACCGAAACAGGATGAGGTCTTTCCCGACCGGGACCACTTCGGCCGCATTTTCTACAACCAGGCCAACATGTCCGCCCAGGGCATCCCGCAGATCGCCGTGGTCATGGGTTCCTGCACCGCCGGCGGCGCTTACGTGCCGGCCATGTCCGACGAGACGGTCATCGTCCGGAACCAGGGCACCATCTTCCTGGGCGGGCCGCCGCTGGTGAAAGCCGCCACCGGCGAGATCGTGACGACCGAAGATCTGGGCGGCGGCGACGTGCATACCCGCATCTCCGGGGTCGCCGACCACCTGGCCGAAAACGACGTGCATGCGCTCTACATCGCCCGGCGGATTCTCGCCAACCTGAATCGGATCAAACCGGTGAGCCTGGCGTTGGGAAGCGGCGAGGCGCCAATTTACGATCCGGAGGAAATCTACGGCATCCCGCCGACCGATACCCGCAAGCCTTATGACGTGCGGGAAATCATCGCTCGCCTGGTGGACGGATCGCGCTTCGACGAATTCAAGACCCGTTACGGCACCACGCTGATCACCGGCTTCGCGCAGCTTTGCGGCTATCCGGTGGGCATCGTCGCCAACAACGGCATCCTGTTCGGGGAATCCGCCCAGAAAGGCGCGCATTTCATCGAACTGTGCGGACAACGCGGCACTCCGCTGCTGTTTCTGCAAAACATCACCGGTTTCATGGTGGGTCGCAAGTATGAAAACGGCGGCATCGCCAAGGATGGCGCCAAGATGGTCACCGCCGTCTCCACCGTGCGGGTCCCCAAGCTCACCGTGCTGATCGGCGGCAGTTTCGGGGCCGGCAACTACGGCATGTGCGGACGCGCCTACTCCCCCCGCTTCCTGTGGATGTGGCCGAACAGCCGGATTTCGGTGATGGGCGGCGAACAGGCGGCCAGCGTATTGGCCACCGTGCGCCGGGACGGCATCGAGGCCGGCGGCGGCGCCTGGAGCCAAGAGGAAGAGGACGCATTCAAGACCCCGATCCGCGACCGGTACGAAGAGCAGGGCCATCCCTACTATGCCACGGCCCGGTTGTGGGACGACGGCGTGGTGGACCCCGCCCAGACCCGACGCATCCTCGGGCTGTCGCTGTCGGTGGCCCTCAATGCGCCCATTCCACCGACCCGCTTCGGCGTTTTCAGAATGTGA
- a CDS encoding enoyl-CoA hydratase/isomerase family protein — protein MVTTLEIQYDGAVATLWMNRPELHNAFNPQLIADLSAACRALDADHAVRVVILAGRGKSFSAGADLNWMKAAAQMSVEENLEDARRLAAMLRTLAELRKPTIARVHGAALGGGLGLAAACDLCVAATGAVFATSEVRFGIIPATIAPYVIRAIGQRQASRYFQTAERIAAQRALEIGLVHEVAMPEELDARVRQLADALLQGGPQAQAEAKDLIRVVAGQSMSDALMEDTARRIAARRATPEAREGLAAFLEKRSPAWIDAIAGVSLNRTES, from the coding sequence ATGGTCACCACGCTTGAAATCCAATACGACGGAGCAGTCGCCACCCTGTGGATGAACCGCCCCGAACTTCACAACGCCTTCAATCCCCAACTGATCGCCGACCTCAGCGCCGCCTGCCGCGCCCTCGACGCCGACCATGCGGTGCGGGTGGTGATTCTGGCCGGTCGCGGCAAAAGCTTCTCCGCCGGCGCCGATCTGAACTGGATGAAAGCGGCCGCTCAGATGTCGGTCGAGGAAAACCTCGAAGACGCCCGGCGGCTGGCGGCCATGCTGCGCACCCTGGCCGAACTGCGCAAGCCGACCATCGCCCGGGTGCATGGCGCGGCTCTCGGCGGTGGCTTGGGATTGGCGGCGGCCTGCGATCTGTGCGTGGCCGCGACCGGCGCGGTGTTCGCGACCTCGGAGGTTCGCTTTGGGATCATTCCCGCCACCATCGCCCCCTACGTGATCCGCGCCATTGGCCAGCGCCAGGCATCTCGCTATTTCCAGACGGCGGAACGCATCGCCGCCCAGCGCGCCCTGGAGATCGGCCTGGTTCATGAGGTGGCGATGCCGGAAGAGCTGGACGCCAGGGTCCGGCAGTTGGCCGACGCCTTGCTCCAGGGCGGCCCCCAGGCCCAGGCCGAAGCGAAAGACCTGATTCGAGTCGTGGCCGGGCAATCGATGAGCGACGCACTGATGGAAGACACCGCCCGCCGCATCGCCGCCCGGCGCGCCACGCCGGAAGCCCGGGAAGGACTCGCCGCGTTTTTGGAAAAACGGTCGCCGGCCTGGATCGACGCCATCGCCGGGGTTTCACTCAACCGGACGGAGAGCTAG
- a CDS encoding acetyl/propionyl/methylcrotonyl-CoA carboxylase subunit alpha, whose translation MFQKILIANRGEIACRVIKTAHRLGIGTVAVYSEVDANARHVRLANEAVLIGPAVARNSYLAMDKIIAAARQTGAQAIHPGSGFLSENPEFAAACAAADLVFIGPPVEAIRAMGSKSIAKALMTQAGIPLTPGYHGDIQEPAFLREQANRIGYPVLIKASVGGGGKGMRRVEKSGDFAAALASCQREAASAFGDERVLVEKYLSHPRHIEIQVFGDVHGGIVYLFERDCSVQRRHQKVLEEAPAPGMTPERRAAMGQAAVAAAKRVGYVGAGTVEFIVSPDGAFYFMEMNTRLQVEHPVTEMISGLDLVEWQLRVACGEPLPLTQEQIQIHGHALEARIYAEDPAKEFLPSTGKLVHLAPPEENLHVRVDTGVEEGDEIGPFYDPMIAKLIVWDTSREQALARMLRALAQYRIVGVANNVDFLSRLVASPAFARADLDTDLIEREREFLFTTGSPIPRDVFLVAALATLLREEARAAREASAHADPLSPWHRRDGWRLNSRAERRLLFRAGELEKTVGVRYAEQGYALDIDGQETRVRGELRPNDSLWAELGGSRTNATVVVAGEKRHVFLHGRAWHLARIDPLYYGGEGGGPEGGLLAPMPGNVIALLATVGATVEKGTPLLILEAMKMEHTLTAPARGTVRSFHFAVGDPVSDGAELVEFEVEKV comes from the coding sequence ATGTTCCAGAAAATCCTGATCGCCAACCGGGGTGAAATCGCCTGCCGCGTCATCAAGACCGCCCACCGTCTGGGGATTGGCACGGTGGCGGTGTATTCCGAAGTAGACGCGAACGCCCGGCATGTGCGGCTGGCCAATGAAGCGGTGCTGATCGGCCCGGCGGTGGCCCGTAACAGCTACCTCGCGATGGACAAGATCATCGCCGCCGCCCGGCAAACCGGCGCGCAAGCCATTCATCCGGGCAGCGGCTTTCTGTCGGAAAACCCGGAGTTCGCCGCCGCCTGCGCCGCCGCCGATCTGGTCTTCATCGGTCCGCCGGTCGAGGCGATCCGTGCGATGGGTTCCAAGAGCATCGCCAAGGCGCTGATGACACAAGCCGGCATCCCTCTCACGCCGGGCTATCACGGGGACATCCAGGAGCCGGCCTTTCTGCGCGAGCAGGCGAACCGGATCGGTTATCCGGTGCTGATCAAAGCCAGCGTCGGCGGTGGTGGCAAAGGCATGAGGCGGGTGGAAAAATCCGGGGACTTCGCGGCGGCGCTCGCGTCCTGCCAGCGAGAAGCCGCTTCCGCTTTCGGCGACGAGCGGGTGCTCGTCGAAAAATACCTGTCGCACCCACGCCACATCGAGATCCAGGTGTTCGGCGACGTCCACGGCGGCATCGTCTATCTGTTCGAGCGGGATTGCTCGGTGCAACGCCGTCATCAGAAGGTGCTCGAAGAAGCGCCCGCGCCCGGGATGACGCCCGAGCGCCGCGCCGCGATGGGCCAAGCGGCGGTGGCGGCGGCGAAGCGCGTTGGCTACGTCGGCGCCGGCACGGTGGAATTCATCGTCAGCCCGGATGGCGCTTTTTACTTCATGGAGATGAACACGCGGCTCCAGGTCGAGCATCCCGTCACCGAAATGATTAGCGGCCTGGATCTGGTGGAGTGGCAACTGCGTGTGGCCTGCGGCGAGCCGCTGCCACTGACTCAGGAGCAGATCCAGATCCACGGACACGCGCTGGAAGCCCGGATTTACGCCGAAGATCCCGCCAAGGAATTTCTGCCCTCCACCGGCAAACTGGTGCATCTCGCGCCACCGGAAGAAAACCTGCACGTTCGGGTCGATACCGGGGTCGAGGAAGGCGACGAGATCGGCCCGTTCTACGATCCGATGATCGCCAAGCTCATCGTGTGGGACACGAGCCGGGAACAGGCGCTGGCCCGTATGCTGCGAGCGCTGGCCCAATACCGCATCGTGGGCGTCGCCAACAACGTCGATTTCCTGTCGCGTCTGGTGGCTTCCCCCGCCTTTGCCCGGGCCGACCTCGATACCGATTTGATCGAGCGCGAGCGGGAATTCCTGTTTACCACCGGTTCGCCCATTCCCCGCGATGTTTTTCTGGTTGCCGCGCTCGCCACCCTGTTGCGCGAGGAAGCACGAGCGGCCAGGGAGGCGTCGGCGCACGCTGACCCGCTCTCGCCCTGGCACCGGCGCGATGGCTGGCGGCTCAATTCCCGCGCCGAACGCCGTCTGCTGTTCCGCGCGGGCGAGTTGGAGAAAACCGTGGGCGTGCGCTATGCCGAGCAGGGCTACGCGCTGGACATCGACGGTCAGGAAACGCGGGTTCGGGGCGAACTCAGGCCAAACGACAGCCTGTGGGCGGAGCTGGGCGGTTCGCGGACCAACGCCACGGTGGTGGTCGCCGGGGAGAAGCGGCATGTCTTTCTCCATGGCCGCGCCTGGCATTTGGCGCGAATCGATCCCCTGTATTACGGCGGTGAAGGCGGCGGCCCGGAGGGTGGCTTGCTGGCCCCCATGCCGGGCAATGTGATCGCGTTGCTCGCGACGGTGGGCGCGACGGTGGAAAAAGGCACTCCACTGCTGATTCTGGAGGCCATGAAGATGGAGCACACCCTCACGGCGCCGGCCAGAGGGACGGTGAGGTCCTTCCATTTCGCGGTCGGCGACCCGGTGAGCGATGGCGCCGAACTGGTGGAGTTCGAAGTCGAGAAGGTGTGA
- a CDS encoding acetoacetate--CoA ligase, translating to MNDRAHDDGAVPTFDRPLWTPDPARAAATRMAAFTAYARPLSGMALASYADLHAWSIDAPEQFWPAVWEFCGMRGARGERVLVDPHRMPGARWFPDARLNFAENLLRDCGNPEALVFWGEDRVKRRLSRAELRRQVAQFAAALKDTGVGAGDRVAAYLPNLPETIIAMLATTSIGAVFTSASPDFGVQGVLDRFGQTEPKVLIACNGYWYNGKAIDMRARLAELIPRLPSVQRLILVPYLDDDADVLAANLPKGISWTRFIAPHAAATAIEFAPLPFEHPLYILYSSGTTGIPKCIVHGAGGTLLQHLKEHQLHSDLREGDRFFYFTTCGWMMWNWLVSGLASGATLLLYDGSPFGARGRILWDYAQTERMTHFGTSAKYLDALTKIGLKPRRDYDLSPLRAILSTGSPLVPERFDSVYAEIKPDVQLASISGGTDIVSCFVLGNPTLPVWRGEIQCKGLGLAVEVWNDRGQSIREQKGELVCTRPFPCMPIAFWNDPHGKKYQAAYFEQFPGVWRHGDFCEITRHDGLIIHGRSDATLNPGGVRIGTTEIYRQVEKLPEVVEALVIGQDWEADVRLVLFVKLQEGVDLDHALIARIKRTIREGATPRHVPAKVLQVADIPRTKSGKIVELAVRHVVHGQPVKNLEALANPEALALFADRSELRE from the coding sequence ATGAACGATCGCGCGCATGACGATGGCGCCGTGCCGACCTTCGATCGGCCACTGTGGACACCCGATCCGGCGCGCGCCGCCGCCACCCGCATGGCCGCCTTTACCGCCTATGCCCGACCGCTTTCCGGGATGGCGCTGGCGTCGTATGCGGATTTGCACGCCTGGTCGATCGACGCGCCCGAGCAATTCTGGCCGGCGGTCTGGGAGTTCTGCGGCATGCGCGGCGCGCGCGGGGAGCGGGTTCTGGTCGATCCGCACCGGATGCCCGGCGCCCGCTGGTTTCCGGACGCCCGGCTCAATTTTGCCGAGAACCTGTTGCGGGACTGTGGCAACCCCGAAGCCTTGGTGTTCTGGGGCGAAGACCGGGTCAAGCGCCGGCTGTCGCGGGCCGAATTGCGCCGACAGGTCGCTCAATTCGCGGCGGCGCTGAAGGACACGGGCGTTGGTGCCGGCGACCGGGTCGCCGCCTATCTGCCCAACCTGCCCGAAACGATCATCGCCATGCTCGCCACCACCAGCATCGGCGCGGTCTTCACCAGCGCCTCGCCGGATTTCGGCGTCCAGGGCGTCCTCGACCGCTTCGGCCAGACCGAACCGAAGGTGCTGATCGCCTGCAATGGCTACTGGTACAACGGCAAGGCGATCGACATGCGGGCCAGGCTGGCCGAACTGATACCCCGATTGCCCAGCGTCCAGCGCTTGATCCTGGTTCCCTACCTGGACGACGACGCGGACGTACTGGCGGCAAATCTGCCCAAGGGTATTTCGTGGACCCGCTTTATCGCGCCCCACGCGGCGGCGACCGCCATCGAGTTTGCGCCGCTACCTTTCGAGCATCCGCTCTACATCCTGTATTCATCGGGGACGACCGGCATCCCCAAATGCATCGTTCACGGCGCGGGCGGAACCTTGTTGCAGCATCTCAAGGAACATCAGTTGCATAGCGACCTGCGGGAGGGGGACCGCTTTTTTTACTTCACCACCTGCGGCTGGATGATGTGGAACTGGCTGGTGTCCGGTCTGGCCTCGGGCGCAACGCTGCTGCTGTACGACGGCAGCCCCTTCGGCGCTCGTGGCCGGATTCTCTGGGATTACGCGCAAACCGAGCGCATGACCCACTTCGGCACCTCGGCCAAGTATCTCGACGCCCTGACCAAGATCGGCCTCAAGCCCCGACGGGATTACGATCTAAGTCCTCTGCGCGCCATCCTGTCGACCGGCAGCCCGCTGGTTCCCGAACGCTTCGATTCGGTCTATGCGGAGATCAAGCCGGACGTGCAGTTGGCCTCCATCTCCGGTGGCACCGACATCGTCTCCTGCTTCGTGCTGGGCAATCCCACGCTGCCAGTCTGGCGCGGCGAAATTCAATGCAAGGGGCTGGGGCTGGCGGTCGAGGTGTGGAACGACCGGGGCCAATCCATCCGGGAACAGAAAGGCGAATTGGTCTGCACCCGCCCGTTTCCCTGCATGCCCATCGCTTTCTGGAACGACCCCCATGGAAAAAAGTATCAGGCGGCCTATTTCGAACAGTTCCCCGGCGTTTGGCGTCACGGCGATTTCTGCGAAATCACCCGACACGACGGGCTGATCATCCACGGTCGCTCGGACGCCACGCTCAATCCGGGCGGCGTGCGCATCGGCACCACCGAGATTTACCGTCAGGTCGAAAAACTGCCCGAGGTGGTCGAAGCGCTGGTCATCGGACAGGACTGGGAGGCGGATGTCCGGCTGGTGCTGTTCGTGAAACTCCAGGAGGGCGTCGATCTCGACCACGCACTGATCGCCCGAATCAAACGGACGATTCGCGAGGGTGCCACGCCGCGCCACGTCCCCGCCAAGGTGCTGCAAGTGGCCGACATCCCCCGCACCAAGAGCGGCAAGATCGTCGAGCTGGCCGTCCGTCATGTGGTGCATGGCCAGCCGGTCAAGAACCTCGAAGCGCTGGCCAATCCGGAAGCGCTCGCGTTATTCGCCGACCGGAGCGAACTCCGGGAGTAA